The genome window TTGAACTCGCCGCACAGCTGCGCCGCCAGCGTCTTGTTATGCGATAAGATCAGCGTCGGTTTTTGGGCGCGCTCGATGGTCCAGGCCATGGTCGCGGTCTTGCCGCTGCCCGTCACCCCCAGCAGGGTGTGCGCGCGGTCGCCTCGCTCGAGGCCCGAGGCGAGCGCATCGATGGCGGCGGGCTGGTCGCCGGAGGGACGAAAAGGGGCTTCGACTTTGAACTTGGGCATATCTATCTCTTCTCCGAGCTACGCTCGGAGCGCTACATTCGTGCTTGGTCCTTGGGGGGTTCGTGGACTGGTTTCGGAGAACAACTAGTCCGACCCTTGGGTCGGTGATTCCGGGGCTAAAGCTCCGGCACTACACAAGACGAACCTGATGGGAGACCGCTGTTATGGCTACGGCAAAACCGGTCCTCTTCTCCGGCAATTCGAACCGCGCGCTTGCCGTGGAGATCGCCCACAAGATGGGCACGCACGTAGGAAAAGCGCTGGTTTCGACGTTTGCCAACGACGAGTGCCGCATCGAGATCCACGAAAACGTGCGCGGCGCCGACGTCTTCGTCATCCAATCGCTATGCAAGCCGCCTGAAGCGGGCCGCTCCGTCAACGACTCGTTGGTGGAGATGCTGTTGATGACCGATGCGCTGCGCCGAGCGAGCGCCTATCGGATCACCGCCGTGATCCCGTACTACGGCTACGCGAAGCAAGACAAGAAGACCAAAGGCCGCGAGCCGATCTCGGCCAAGCTGGTCGCCAACATGCTGTCGACCGCGGGCGTGCAGCGCATGCTGACGGTGGACCTTCACGCGGCGCAGATCCAAGGTTTCTTCGACGACCCGGTCGACAACCTCACCGCCAGCTACATCCTCGCGAACTACCTCATCAACACCCGGAAGCTGCGCGGCTCCGGCGTCGTGGTGGTGTCGCCCGACGCGGGCGGTGTGGCTCGCGCCGAATCGTTCGCGAAGAAGCTGCAAGCTTCGGTCGCGATCGTGTTCAAGCGCCGGCCGCGACCCGATGTCAACGAGGTGAGCGAAGTGGTCGGCGATCTGCGCGGCAAGACCGCGGTGATCATCGACGACATGATCTCGACCGGCGGCACGCTGGCCAAGGCCGCGGAAGCACTGCTGGAGCGCGGCGCGACGTCGGTCGTCACCTGCGCCACGCACGGCATCTTCGCCGCTGGAGCGGCGAAGAAGCTCATCGACTCGCCGATCTCCGAGATCATCGTGACCAATACGATCCCGGTGCCGGACGACATCCGCGGCGACAAGATCAAAGTTCTCTCAGTCGCGCCGATGCTGGCCGAAACCATACGGCGCATCTCGGC of Candidatus Tumulicola sp. contains these proteins:
- a CDS encoding ribose-phosphate pyrophosphokinase, whose product is MATAKPVLFSGNSNRALAVEIAHKMGTHVGKALVSTFANDECRIEIHENVRGADVFVIQSLCKPPEAGRSVNDSLVEMLLMTDALRRASAYRITAVIPYYGYAKQDKKTKGREPISAKLVANMLSTAGVQRMLTVDLHAAQIQGFFDDPVDNLTASYILANYLINTRKLRGSGVVVVSPDAGGVARAESFAKKLQASVAIVFKRRPRPDVNEVSEVVGDLRGKTAVIIDDMISTGGTLAKAAEALLERGATSVVTCATHGIFAAGAAKKLIDSPISEIIVTNTIPVPDDIRGDKIKVLSVAPMLAETIRRISANRSVSEIYAEQEETLGKDGKDQSLFNLESPAEAVGVK